AcagggtatgcattgcatacttTCATAGTATTTTCTATAAGCagagtatgcatagcataccttttcaTAGCAGATAAAtagtatgcattgcataccttttcctagtaAGCAGAGTACCTATTCGAAGAAGGATcaggtatgcatagcataccttttcgtaATAGATACAGGTATGCATGGCATACACTGCGGTTAATATAAAACTATGATGAACACATGGAAATGCAGCTTATATGCAGAACTGTATCCAAACAAGACAAGTTTTTCAGAGGCATCCCATTATTGCGGGTTTCATGTATTgttatatgaagacagtttaataAAAGGTAAGGCCTCTGCAACAACTTACTTCAGCAATATGACTATTTAAATCAGATCATGGTTATTATCCGGTAACCTTACTTCCAGTCCGTCCCGTTACTTTGGACAACATCATTTAACAAGGACGAGTGAAAAATCCatcagtaatttattttaatgagaCACATGTTCCAGCGGCGAAAATATGTCCACAGTGAAGGGTTTACACATGTGAGGTTGGACGTTTTTTCTCAAATTGATAATAATTCTCAATCTATAAAATAGCTCGTtatatatgctttatttcttaagaatggtttgaaacttaattactgacagactacatgtatatgtcatggaaacacatgagaattagttgtttttaccaATTTCTTTTCAATGAAAATCGAAGAGCTTTTTaggtaacgctttactcgagataaactgccttaattataaatatctatatttaagagTTGTTAAATACATAATCCTCCATGTCCATGTAACTTATGTTAGACTGTACTAATTTTATATCTTCTGGTTCTGTAAACAAATATCTAGCGTATTTTCAAGAACTTGAGTTCCTGTGTATTCATAATATACACTGTGCTAGATTTAAATCCTTGCCTAATACAACTAGGAAATCTGGTAGAAGAGCCAGGGGTCCCTTTAACAAATAATTGTTCAGtagaaaatagcaaaaaaaaaacaaaaaactattaATGAGCAGAATAGGTTATAtgaactgatatatatataaagaaaaaataaacaacattacatgagtaacattatatttgcctaccggtttcgtttatactcatcagggcaaacaACACAACTTTGTGTGTGATGTAAATAGCATCCTGTGTAAATAAGCCCGGTGGTGGTATTtccaagtacataaatattagGTCAGATTATTACTAACCACGTCTTTGATGGTTCTTCCAGAAGGGAGGTCttgataacaacaacaacatggcGGTAGTGGTAACGACagcgaaaaaaaaattgttgctgcggcggcccgggttcgattcccggcgtgGGTATCTTTTTGTTTccttcattttgcatttttaaagacAATACATCTAAGATTATTCATTCTTCTCTGAATTATGTGGGGGAGTTGTCAGGCACTTGTAGAGAACAGCTTAAGACTGTTAAAGAACCCATGAATACTAATGCAGTTAATTGACtaattttatcacagaaaaatgGCGTGAAACTCTACTTTCTTTCAAGTGTAACCTTGTTTCTTGCAAACTTCAACAGTGTTCTTTCCCTTACCGGTACAGTAGGCCTAGATTGTTTTGACAGTACTCCTCCGCAGAGGTAAAGATCTTGAGAAGTtgaattgttttatataaaatttacaatactgtACACTCCTTACAAAACTTGGTAGATCTATATGTGACCAAAAGTTCAGAGTTAAAGTTGAGCGTAAAGCTAATACAGGCATctctaaaattatattttcatcgctgaataaatatcaaacaattgtttttattttattacgaaATAAAGTCTGACGAAATGTAAATACTCTTTAGGAGACATTATACTGTTGGCAAGGGATAAAAGTACAGtcttccgtttggacaatcgtgactttttatttaatactaaaccgcgatgcacgatggtacgatgacgaaaacgcgatggcgcgatggcacgatgatgaaacaacgatggtacgatggtgaaaacgcgattgcacgatgatgaaatcgcgatggtatacgatggtgaaatgtcgatgtaatatcgcgttttcatcatcgtaccatcgcgttttcaccatcgcaccatcgtgccatcgcgttttcatcatcgtgccatcgcgttttcatcatcgtgccatcgcgaaggcgatggtacgatggtgaaaatgcgatggtacgatggtgataacgcgatggtacgatgatgaaaacgcaatgacacggtggtgaaaacgcaatggtacgattatgaaaacgcgatggtacgatgatacgatggtgaaaacgcgatggtacgatggtgaaaacgcgatattacatcgatatttcaccatcgtaccatcgcaccttcgcgatttcatcatcgtgccatcgcgttttcaccatcgtaccatcgttgttttaccatcgtgccatcgcgccatcgcgttttcgtcatcgtaccatcgtgcatcgcggtttagtattaaataaaaagtcacgattgtcctaacggaacaccgtagaaaaatgtgaagccagaccgagactcgaacctggggcctcggaataccgttccgataaTCTACGGACTGAGCTACCcgaccgcctacacattttctgcccgtttcaatattcaagttctataccgtgacatatttcccaaccattttgaaattcgtcctcgaatttcagcgggtactttataaatcaagcaattacaggcgtcggagactaatcAGTATAATGCCTCATGgacccacgttgggcgccaaatgtcacaggatgagaaaaatgtacagtcagaccgggactcgaacccggggccccGGAATATCGTTCCAATGctgtaccgactgagctaccgcctatacattttctccccatttcaatattcaagttctataccgtgacaattcCATATAGGGGACGAAAAATCTAACCGTTAATCGCAAATTTTggtacgaatattaactggatatcaagaaaactttcacaataaccacttatttatgcgaatatgtggatggcagaagtgggcactaacaggcagttttgtcctgttaacataattatctggataacacgcaatattcccacttgccagataataactggatatgtgacattttcagagaaaattgtctacataaataagtggatatgtggttggcagaaatatgccaccatactttGGAGATAGCAAAATAACGCTACCTTAGTCTTACCTTAGGTCTATTGTAAACCATACCTTAACTTACGATACGAATAAGATTTCGagatacagttgaatatcgttacctcgatatcggttagctcgatactccggttagcacgatgtgttttagtcggtcccgatttttccctatatattctaatgtaattatttatcattacctcgatatgattagctcgatattttgtttagctcgatgagatttttcagtcccgtcaacttacctgtaatgtttttacacctggtttcgtcgatatcacagcgtgtcaaaaatatccatgttatttgtaaggtgtgaaaagcaacctattgttgtccggcgatgtattcaTCATTATCAAGTTAGTGtgttgttatttaatctttaatccaattcaaatgttaggaagtttgcatttaattcccattGTTTTCCAATacaacaactaatttggatgaaatatttttctgtatctgcCGTTTAGGATTGAGTAAAAATACGCGTATTAAACAGGTAAACATTTTCGTTATCgaacacagtcaaaatgactacacAACTGAGAACATTAcggctgcattcagacttgtttatggaaggaataaaatgctaaattttaatgtttacacgtatattttgaaaaatttaaaacttaaatgagtgtatgtactatttaattaagatgttttttgtcaatgaaatcaaattatttacttcttatattatttcttttccctttaaaaccctctgaaaaaaaaccccaaaaaccttGGATATAGTGACAGTAAAGACATCCGACAAAGTACAAGGttgtcccagatagtcgatatcgttacgtcgaacttcggatacgtcgatgcaatttttacagtcccttgaatatcgaggtaacggtattcgactgtagtGGCTTCGATTAAACATGATAAAACGTAtgttatagttcaaacatcttttttatccaatgacaagccaaggattttcaaaaatgtaaccaacttattttcatattatttcataactgaaaaaaatgttccaCTCATTAAGtggtacaaaattaatgagtattcattattccgcctactatggatttcGCACATTCAGGGAGGCGGAGCAACTGCCAAAACAGGGACTGCATTCAAGAAATAATACGtctatatcaatataaatatctaattgttttttcttcttttatctttataatgcaagctgtactttcgTAGTTCAATTTTTACCTTTCTGCGACTTTCACTCTTTGTACTAATTGTTGCATTAGAAAGTCagtaaatgatctataacctatacttttATTAGACTAGTACACGTccgtttttaggctggcgatattcgccagactattataaccatatatcgagtttctgtaaagttcaacaggtgctgagactgacaacacaaaatataatttcatgcgcaatttaaatagtccgccacgttaatcagttttgccatagagttgtataaagattgttaaacttacctgtttcaatagatctacttgcgcaaacatgttataataatgttttatttttctaacggtaaatacttgaaagataacattagaaaatattacataatgatggtaaattaattcgcctccatgaatgaaatgtccgtatgagtGGAACTAACTCAACGGTaaccgcttcgttatagattatgacctcggtctataaggagctaagtaaacaaacgctggttccaagaaacaatcgtcgatatgaattatactgcgcattattcgacgacctgacataacgtggataataagaaatatgaaatatcaattaaaatgaacttatagtgatatgagttatgtcaggtcttatatttagggcttaagttttaagaatctattctttcagatcatttgttATAGGTACTAatggacgtaatcgctgcgtgattgccacagtaacgtgataagaaacaaatgaccacattatacctgtttttaggttatttttatactaaattcgttttaaacattatgacgaatactgaaagatataatgtaaaaagcgcgttgtcaccaatttgctttaagggtgggggtgtagatgtagcgagttttgtttaaacatacgttttcaacttttttcaggttatattaagatagtggacccgtattggtaatgtgtaacaattgcactaacttgatacagtcctgaagttaacatatttcgcactgtgattcatctttaaatgacttttaccgtgtcgttgttgcttgtttgtttgtttgtttgtttgttctttatttgtaaattttgtataagttgtgtctttttttcctccagctgaaacagagacaaatttcaaagtgatagccgttgtgcaaaacgatcacagagaattcattttaccaaatatttttctaaatgaaacctcaaaatatagcgtaacaattataaaacacaaaataaaattggcgatatcaatttttctggggagcctcgagtaaaaggatttaatcggaaaaaaaattaagctccaacttttgaaaattatggccttgctctatgcattcataaagaaccatagggcagaagtaaaaccaaccaacctacctacatttattccaaactttgtaaaaataaatgcaaaatcaagaacttttacaaatgtaattaagtatttttcaaagatgtctaaacattcacccttcaggtcaaattcatttgaaacagcaagaaatgactaagaaatggctaatgaaataaaacatttccgcttttgtacgagagatcaatgataatatgtcttaaaaaaacaacagtttatcttactcgaaaaaagaaaaataatgaacaaagtttggtcctagtaggggttgaacctacgccctcctgaaaaattagttaaagtaatctcatagtaggaactgaatactcttcaaaaaatacattattacgggtacgtcaattttcctaaccaccgtattaaggaagcaacatgactagacaataatcattaacagtccggtttatagcggggttcgagcccaaaatttccctcataccgacaagaaaatcgccccatttgatcaatgttcatacattcacacataatgtgtgtgttgggtggggggattgcatatcgaaatatagatgttgtgtttgttacctttatattttatctgatattatgtccctcaatgtttattatcgcttcgtaagaaacatatataaacggttatggcacgccagtTGTCCAATAATAGCGTTAACCCAGGTTTAtggtaaaaaaagtaaattaacaattacagatagacaagggttttcgaacgtaaaaccaggtttttctaatacttacccatattttcgggcgaaaacacgcccgtgaacccaagtttcaactaggtttttcaattgaactttgaatttcggccgttattttatgttcacgagcgtgaacctacgtttacgggAGTATACCAGGGTTCTCGGGtgtaaaccatagcttacgaacgtgaacatatgttaacgatcgagaacttaggtttacgaccgtgaacatgggtttacaaccgtaaacataggttaacgctggtgaacataggataatgaccaaaaactATAGTCTTGTTCGAGAAACCACGTTTTTCGAACTTAAACCtacgttcacgttcataaactatggttcacgctcgtaaacccaagttcatggtcgtaaacataggtccacgtccgtatacaatggttcctggcaatcaaattatccaacaattacattctttgtcgaaaaaatatgattatcgaatactaacagaAATTTTTGAGCGAACACACAGTATAACgggcttaaactatagtttactctcttagacccatgtttacgtccgataaactaggtttctcgattgaactttaacttggatgcacaagttaatcaagatcacaacaataccctatgctcgccttagtttaatatggaaaacccataatatctaagattttgcaaacctctttcccgcacagttttcattcagtgttttgtggtagccagcctttttgtactttcagtactttgattatttcCCGTAAACTATTGTATTTCATATTATGTGTGTGGCGTCCTTTTTACGAGGATCATTGCGTAAAATTATCATCGTTATATTTCGTCTAacagtattttctattttattcaggCTATTaaaagaaatcataaaatttatgtaatataCATATGTGTGGATCCATGCGAATAttagctttgcatcgagaaattAGCGGAACAATATTGCATAATTTtacgctgcagaactcgtgcatatttctcaaccGTAAATTTCTGCACATGATGAAATGGTGAATCGGTGCGTGTTATTGTAACtcaccatcattatcatcatttataGTAACGGCAAAGACATTATGGTCATGCGTGGGGGTTAGAGAAATTAAAAGACTGACAGGTTTCCTAGGTTACTCAGTCTTAACAGTTGTAataaaaaggtgcaaaaaccTAAGAAAACGTTAGTATGGTTAAAAACAGGACAAATGCAAATGAAAGTATCAATGAAACTGATACATTATAGTACTCATGCccaatgggttttttttaaactttgtttaaacatcttgaaattaagaaaaaatgtgcaCCTTACTAACTTTTATATTGCTTATTATTTTCGCATAAAAAGTTCATACACTTGTATGAGATCATACCTCGTCTGTAGTTTTacaaaagtaaaacttttttacATAGACCAAGACGTTTGTGTGGCTTTGATTAAAAAACACACAAATAGTATTTCTCTGAAACTGAACATCGTTAAGAGAACATCCAGAAGGCAGCATTTAATGAATGCGGGACAGTTTAGTACACCTACTAGACTAGCCGCTACACtggtaataaatatatttctacattttcctcttttttgtctaattcaatttcatagagacaaaagccagtctattttagacaTTTTCACAGAGGAACgatgttaaaaaaatgtaaaaaggatATATcgtagtctaggagctagtctattcACCTACACCGGCGGTATTACTACGGAAGCCTCTGCAGCGTACACTTTGGACATCGTGGACCTATAGGCGCACTTCATGAAATACATACACTCATTGTAAGGCGAGGCCCCTGAGTGGGATTACGTGCAGAAATGGAAGAAGAAGAGTTATCATTACAACTCAGCAAACAGCGGATTTAATCAAGGCTCTTTTTGCGGCTTCTCTTCAGAATTTCAGGGTACAGTAGCTGTTTAAGGAGACTGCATGAGTTCATTTTGGATTCATGTGATGAAGCGGTCTAGTGCTGATATAGATTCCATAAAAAAGTGCTAGATTAACTCAGCATCaacacataactgaaatagtgttgaaaaatacCTACAAAAGCCAAAGGTACtgtgatataatatatatatacacgacATAAGCGTAATCCATTATGTATTACCCTACTAAAAATTTCTTACATGTTCAGGTGATACGTACATTACTTTATCGtcgcaaatatatatatatatagcattaaATTAAGGGAATCCGTAACCAGAAAAATACACCCCTTTTGTCCCACttgtaaaaaagaatatttattttatatcaaaatatcgaTCTGTCCCCATCTGAATGACAGCACGACAGCACGATACATCTTTTTGTCGCGTTGGCGCCTCGCGTGACATGGCAGAAACGAGCCACCATATTTTGACCATAAACTAAATAACAGATACATTAAAATATCTGATAATTCCCTGAAAATATCCACTTGTCGAATAATACTTGTGATCACGTGTATTAGtatgatatctgaaaaaaaaatcaggaagAAAAAAAGAACGTAACAAACACCTGTGAAATACTTTTTTGGTAATTTGGAGGGCATAGAAATCCTTTTCTAAGCTTTGTAATGTTTTGCAACTACGTCGCCACGTTCAAATTGGATGAGGGGGACGATATTGGCCCTCCAGTTGTCACAAAGTTTCTTTTAAAAGTCACATCAAATAAACAGACAGACGAACTGACTTCTCGTGACAAATGTACGAAGCAGGAAACGAGATTTACTAAGTGAACCGTTGAATAAATTCAGTGAAAAATATGAAGTATAAAGATATTATTACATTTGTACGTATAtaccgttttgtttttgtttggccTAGAGTCAAATCGACATATACTTAATTAGGTCAAATGATGACTTTAACAGCATGTGTTATTGAGGAAAACCAAATTTAACGTATCCCTCAGGCATTGTTCCAGACACAGACTAACTTATTTCGTTACAGGACTTTGATTTACAAATACTTTACTCTAGTAttgtgaaatgtataaaatttcctgttacccAATCCAATACATTGGATGGTGTGGATGTTCCGTGACAGATATAAATCTTTTGTATTTTGTAGTAAGCAGATCAATGGaggaataattacaaaataaataacaatttagTTCAATTACTGGTGCGGACATGCTCATTACACCAGCGACAGTGTTTAATTACAATTTCACATGGTAGCGTCATCAAATATTCAATTTGCTGTAGAGCGAGCTGAATCAATGAATGAGATAGACAATATACTGTTTACAGTGTGATTTTGTTTGGGAGTACTGCCGTAACATCAGACATTGCTGTTTTCATTTTCTCTCAGATTTAATATTTCTGTGGACTTGGATGTATTTATGCAATGCTGGAGTTGGATTATCCAATGGAAATGTCCATATCAATTTCACAGATTGCAATAAACGGACGTCGCATGACGTTACTAATCAGACGTCACTCACCTTAAAGGATGATGCGAACGGGGCCATGCAGTATACGGTGGCAGTTGTGTTTGTTTATAGTATAGCTGTACTCGGTGTATTTGGCCTTGGACTATACAACCGCAGGAAACACCGACGAAATCACGTGGACAACGAAACACGAGCGTTCTTGAAAAATTACGAGGACGTGAGACGAATATGTGAACAGAAGTCACGTCTAGGTGCTATACAAGCTTTGTTACATCAAATTCACAACGAACAAATGACAAATTGTACCGACTCTTCAGTCAATAACCTTGCCCTTCTGCCATTTTCTCTTTCGAACATAAGTGAAAACACTTTGACAGATTTTGTTGTCGATGGAGTAACGGAGTCAAACAAAAAACTACTGGACGAAGGAACACATAAACCAGAAAAAGGAAAAGGTTCTCCAGCGCGCGCGAAACTGACATTGCTTGGTAGTTCACGAAGGTCATATAAGGAATGCAAGCGATGCTGGTCAAGACGGGGTGTCGTGACAACTTATGACAAATGCATGTGTCGGTTTTACGACGACTTAGTTACAGGTGATAGTGGTCAGCTTACTGAAACTGTTGACTTATCGAACATTGAAGAGATGCATATAAATTCGGAAAATTGTGAAAAGACATTTAACAATGTGTCATTtcagtaaattttttttagaatgtatTCAGTATACATAATGCATAATCACACTACATGCGGTAAAGGAGTGGAAAAGCAGAATGAACTGCAAGCTGGAAAAAAAAAGACCTAAATCAACGAAAGGATACATATTACATAAATATAGTACTAGAGGTCAGTAAAagacacaaaaaaataataatcctgCCTTGCACTTGTCTATTTACCTGTACGACATCAGTCAAAAGGAACAATGAACTAACTAAATGGTTAAAAATTTAGTGATGAGTCActtcattgtaatgtcaattttcaaggtaaacactgacgagttttttttttcttgtttttttttatatatatatatataagatgtgtgatatggtacaaataatATTATGTCTAAATTTCTGCTTAAACAGTGGATCTGAAATTATTGTAGTAGACTGTATTGGATAACTATTTTGGAGTCAGATCAATTCTTCTTGCACTAATTGGGTATTAAATATTTATCAGTGACTTGGTAGGTAGGTTTAtgtctaaattctgtttaaatggtggatctgaatttattttattggaCTTAAAACATCATCATATTCctgatatcatacaatatgtatatattggaaaacTTTTTCGAAGTAAGATAATTTTCttgtattaaatatttatcagTGACTTGACAGGTAGGACTaggctacatggaaattaaataagaaatttCAGAGAATCTTAAACCAAATCAAGACTTTAGTATTATACTTGGTCTCAGCACTCAACTTAGGTTTTTactgtttttcataatttaaacttAAGATACCATCTCTATGTTAGATTTTTGATCCGCTACATGATTTGTTTGTGAATTTTATCTTGAGcaagattttttttgaatataagttgtacattattttatgatgctgaataaaacatgaaaatacaagTCTAGGTGTGGTGATCGAAACTTTTGAATttaaggataataaataataCTTTTACTTCAACATTGTCGAGAGGTAGTTGTCATCTTGCAGTGTTCAACGACTGCTGTCTTTTACTTATAATCCTTGAGGATGCATCTGAAGAGGGTCATTACACGCAGCTTCAAACAGATGTTTTGaatttcaagttcaaaattgtATTTCTACAAAACAGCATGTTTTCTATATGTGGTGACATCTG
The sequence above is a segment of the Mercenaria mercenaria strain notata chromosome 3, MADL_Memer_1, whole genome shotgun sequence genome. Coding sequences within it:
- the LOC123524494 gene encoding uncharacterized protein LOC123524494, which encodes MYLCNAGVGLSNGNVHINFTDCNKRTSHDVTNQTSLTLKDDANGAMQYTVAVVFVYSIAVLGVFGLGLYNRRKHRRNHVDNETRAFLKNYEDVRRICEQKSRLGAIQALLHQIHNEQMTNCTDSSVNNLALLPFSLSNISENTLTDFVVDGVTESNKKLLDEGTHKPEKGKGSPARAKLTLLGSSRRSYKECKRCWSRRGVVTTYDKCMCRFYDDLVTGDSGQLTETVDLSNIEEMHINSENCEKTFNNVSFQ